One region of Carya illinoinensis cultivar Pawnee chromosome 8, C.illinoinensisPawnee_v1, whole genome shotgun sequence genomic DNA includes:
- the LOC122318301 gene encoding transcription factor RAX3-like, translating to MGRAPCCDKANVKKGPWSPEEDNKLKSYIEQHGIGGNWIALPQKIGLKRCGKSCRLRWLNYLRPNIKHGGFSEEEDNIICSLYISIGSRWSIIAAQLPGRTDNDIKNYWNTRLKKKLLGKQRKEQQAARRGSSLKQEMMKRSGGGSSMVPNSSNNQNPQWPGMPPTLLAPIPYSNQDPRFNDHASIRKLLIKLGGRFSEADLPIHHGTSTDNHFANYNTTSTGQQIYQAVNIPTSSADAFNITGSATQFAQAQSYVDEAAELNVLQGKISSFPAELDPEIVYNNPQGLYGLEFLCGEGIVDNRIGTTGTSGTESNFWGEMSPLVYPPVASNYGGMQQGTLQECDFGELRYHRAN from the exons ATGGGGAGAGCTCCTTGCTGTGATAAAGCAAACGTCAAGAAAGGGCCATGGTCACCTGAAGAGGATAACAAGCTCAAGTCATATATAGAGCAGCATGGCATCGGTGGCAACTGGATCGCTCTACCACAAAAGATCG GTCTTAAGAGATGCGGCAAAAGTTGCCGGCTTAGATGGTTAAACTATCTCCGCCCAAATATCAAGCATGGAGGATTTTCAGAAGAGGAAGATAACATAATTTGCAGCCTCTATATCAGCATCGGAAGCAG GTGGTCTATTATTGCAGCACAATTACCAGGAAGAACGGATAATGACATAAAGAACTACTGGAACACAAGGCTGAAGAAGAAGCTTCTTGGCAAGCAGAGAAAGGAACAACAGGCTGCTCGTAGAGGTAGCAGCCTAAAGCAGGAGATGATGAAGAGATCAGGCGGTGGGAGTTCCATGGTTCCTAACAGTAGTAATAACCAAAACCCTCAATGGCCAGGGATGCCGCCTACACTGCTGGCACCCATACCATACTCAAACCAAGATCCTCGTTTTAATGACCATGCATCTATCAGAAAATTGCTTATCAAACTTGGAGGAAGATTTTCTGAGGCCGATCTGCCAATCCATCATGGGACAAGTACTGATAATCATTTCGCAAATTATAATACTACCAGCACTGGTCAACAAATATATCAGGCTGTCAATATCCCAACTTCTTCCGCAGATGCATTCAACATCACTGGCAGTGCTACTCAATTTGCACAAGCCCAGTCCTACGTGGATGAGGCAGCAGAATTAAACGTGCTGCAAGGAAAAATTAGCAGTTTTCCGGCAGAGCTTGATCCGGAAATCGTATACAACAATCCACAAGGACTATATGGGCTAGAATTCTTATGTGGGGAAGGCATCGTCGATAATAGAATTGGCACTACTGGTACTTCCGGTACTGAAAGTAATTTTTGGGGAGAGATGAGCCCTCTGGTTTATCCTCCGGTAGCTTCCAACTATGGAGGTATGCAACAAGGAACTCTACAAGAATGTGATTTCGGAGAGCTAAGGTACCACCGAGCAAATTAA